One genomic window of Candidatus Auribacterota bacterium includes the following:
- the mgtA gene encoding magnesium-translocating P-type ATPase encodes MKVEPQRTQTLDFDYVGCDDGTVFRSLRTSAKGLSDAEAGKRLKEYGPNEPAKKRKRTILIQVLSKFVNPLVIVLLIIAGFSLFFGERISALLVILMATMSVLLSFIQEYRAGKEAEKLSEMVRATATVYRNGKPREIKIKEIVPGDVVDLFAGDMIPADIRIISCKDLFINQASLTGESFPVKKVAGPVRPKGHSVSEMANIAFMGSSVVSGTALGVVLATGIATQFGEISRRLAAIRSETSFDTGIRRFTWLMIRAMLVMVVFIFAINALRRGALIESLLFSLGVAVGLTPEMLPMIVAINLSKGAIAMSKKRVIVKRLNSIQNFGAMDILCTDKTGTLTMDKIVLEKHCDVVRKEDADVLRYAYINSYYQTGLKNLLDRAILKHQKLLVKQYRKVDEVPFDFWRKIMSVIVEMDGKHRLIAKGAPEAIFKRCTKCELDGEILDIGEMILTDLREEYDALSADGFRVLAIAYKDMDGAQGVYSKDDEKDLILKGYVAFLDPPKPSARRAIEVLRRLGIQCRVLTGDNELVTKKICGSVGMDVQGIATGDEVEKLDDQGLRELVKTTTVFARLSPVQKERVIHALHENGHIVGYLGDGINDAPALKASDVGISVNNAVDIAKESADMILLEKSLMVLEDGVREGRKTFGNIVKYIKMGSSSNFGNMLSMTGASMFLPFLPMLPIQILLNNFLYDVSQVAIPMDDVDKVYLRRPRPWNIDYIKKFMLIIGPISSIYDFLTYGVMLWLFHCGNNPKLFHTGWFIESLCTQTLVIYVIRTGRLPFIESMPSRFLMATSLAIVAVGILIPLCPLAGPFGFVTPPAAFFLILSVMVVTYLALVQLVKVWFIRRFGYE; translated from the coding sequence TCGTCAATCCCCTGGTGATCGTGCTCCTCATCATCGCGGGCTTTTCGCTGTTCTTCGGAGAGAGGATCAGCGCCCTGCTCGTCATCCTGATGGCGACCATGAGCGTGCTGCTCTCGTTCATCCAGGAATACCGCGCGGGGAAGGAGGCCGAGAAGCTCAGCGAGATGGTGCGCGCCACCGCGACCGTGTACCGCAACGGGAAACCCCGCGAGATAAAAATCAAGGAGATTGTGCCGGGAGACGTCGTTGACCTCTTCGCCGGCGACATGATCCCCGCGGATATCCGCATCATCTCCTGCAAGGACCTCTTCATCAACCAGGCATCGCTGACCGGGGAGTCATTCCCCGTCAAGAAGGTCGCCGGCCCCGTGCGCCCGAAAGGCCATTCGGTTTCCGAGATGGCCAATATCGCCTTCATGGGGTCGAGCGTGGTGAGCGGGACGGCGCTCGGCGTCGTCCTCGCGACGGGGATCGCGACGCAGTTCGGTGAAATCTCCCGCAGGCTCGCCGCCATAAGGAGCGAGACGAGCTTCGATACAGGCATCCGCCGGTTCACCTGGCTCATGATACGCGCGATGCTCGTCATGGTTGTGTTCATCTTCGCAATCAACGCCCTGCGGCGCGGCGCCCTCATAGAGTCGCTCCTCTTCTCCCTGGGCGTCGCCGTCGGCCTGACGCCTGAGATGCTCCCGATGATCGTGGCGATCAACCTCTCAAAGGGAGCGATCGCCATGTCAAAGAAACGGGTGATCGTGAAGCGCCTGAACTCCATACAGAACTTCGGCGCCATGGACATCCTCTGCACGGACAAGACAGGGACGCTCACCATGGACAAGATCGTGCTGGAAAAGCACTGCGACGTGGTGAGAAAAGAGGACGCGGATGTCCTGCGCTACGCATACATCAACAGCTACTACCAGACGGGACTCAAAAACCTGCTCGATCGCGCCATCCTGAAGCACCAGAAGCTGCTGGTGAAACAGTACCGGAAGGTGGACGAGGTGCCGTTCGATTTCTGGCGAAAGATCATGTCCGTGATCGTCGAGATGGACGGGAAGCACCGCCTCATCGCGAAGGGCGCCCCCGAGGCGATATTCAAACGGTGCACGAAATGCGAGCTGGACGGCGAGATCCTCGATATCGGGGAGATGATCCTCACCGACCTGCGCGAGGAGTACGACGCCCTGAGCGCGGATGGGTTCAGGGTCCTCGCGATTGCCTACAAGGATATGGACGGGGCACAAGGAGTCTATTCAAAGGACGATGAGAAGGACCTGATCCTCAAGGGGTACGTCGCGTTTCTGGACCCGCCCAAACCGAGCGCCCGGCGTGCGATCGAGGTATTGAGGAGACTGGGGATCCAGTGCAGGGTGTTGACAGGCGACAACGAGTTGGTGACGAAGAAGATATGCGGGTCGGTCGGCATGGATGTCCAGGGGATAGCAACGGGTGATGAGGTGGAGAAGCTGGACGATCAGGGCCTTCGGGAACTCGTCAAGACGACCACCGTCTTTGCGCGGCTCTCTCCCGTCCAGAAGGAGCGTGTCATCCACGCCCTGCACGAGAACGGTCATATCGTGGGCTACCTGGGCGACGGGATAAATGACGCCCCGGCGCTCAAGGCGTCGGACGTCGGCATCTCGGTGAACAACGCCGTGGACATCGCTAAAGAGTCAGCAGATATGATCCTCCTCGAGAAGAGTCTGATGGTACTCGAGGACGGCGTGAGGGAGGGGAGGAAGACCTTCGGGAACATCGTGAAGTACATCAAGATGGGATCGAGCTCGAACTTCGGAAATATGCTCAGCATGACAGGAGCGAGCATGTTTCTCCCCTTCTTGCCGATGTTGCCGATACAGATACTGCTCAATAACTTCCTGTACGATGTCTCCCAGGTCGCTATTCCGATGGATGATGTAGATAAGGTGTACCTCAGGCGGCCGAGGCCCTGGAACATCGACTACATTAAAAAATTCATGCTCATCATCGGGCCGATTAGCTCGATCTACGATTTCCTCACCTACGGGGTCATGCTCTGGCTGTTCCACTGCGGGAACAACCCGAAGCTGTTCCACACCGGGTGGTTCATCGAGTCCCTGTGCACGCAGACGCTGGTGATCTATGTCATCCGTACGGGGAGGCTCCCCTTCATCGAGAGCATGCCGAGCAGGTTTCTGATGGCCACCTCGCTCGCGATCGTGGCCGTCGGCATCCTGATACCGCTCTGCCCGCTGGCGGGACCGTTCGGATTTGTCACCCCCCCCGCCGCCTTTTTCCTCATCCTCTCCGTGATGGTGGTGACCTACCTCGCCCTCGTGCAACTGGTAAAGGTCTGGTTTATTCGGAGATTTGGGTACGAATAG